A genomic segment from Actinoplanes sichuanensis encodes:
- a CDS encoding nucleotidyltransferase family protein, protein MTVAGLVLAAGAGRRYGMPKALVPYQGRLLVQWAAATLHEAGCASVTVVLGAAADEVRAAAPDLPATVVNPDWATGMGSSLRAGLAALAGTGATAAVVLLVDMPGVSVEAVRRILAHAGPGALVTGGYGERRGHPVLLGRDHWAGVSASATGDRGARDYLRANAVRVVPVGDVADDFDIDVP, encoded by the coding sequence ATGACGGTCGCGGGGCTGGTGCTGGCGGCCGGGGCGGGCCGGCGTTACGGCATGCCGAAGGCGCTGGTCCCGTACCAGGGACGGCTCCTCGTGCAGTGGGCCGCGGCCACGCTGCACGAGGCCGGCTGCGCATCGGTGACGGTGGTGCTCGGTGCGGCGGCCGACGAGGTCCGGGCCGCCGCACCGGACCTGCCGGCCACCGTGGTCAACCCGGACTGGGCGACCGGGATGGGTTCGTCGCTGCGGGCCGGCCTGGCCGCACTCGCCGGCACCGGCGCGACGGCGGCCGTGGTGCTGCTGGTCGACATGCCCGGAGTCTCGGTCGAGGCGGTCCGCCGGATCCTGGCCCACGCCGGTCCGGGCGCCCTGGTGACCGGCGGCTACGGCGAACGGCGTGGGCATCCGGTGCTGCTCGGTCGCGACCATTGGGCCGGAGTGTCAGCGTCCGCGACCGGCGACCGCGGGGCCCGCGACTACCTGCGGGCCAACGCGGTCCGGGTGGTGCCGGTCGGTGACGTCGCCGACGATTTCGACATCGACGTTCCGTAG
- a CDS encoding ABA4-like family protein: MTGTLFDLTFLLAAPFWALMILLPKWSWTTRIVRSPLIVLPIVAIYAALIVPDFANVWASVSNPTLDGVAGLLGSPAGAAAGWAHMIAFDLFVGRWSYLDSRERGIPVLLMAPILFLTIMLGPLGLAAYLAVRPRWPERLG; the protein is encoded by the coding sequence GTGACCGGAACCCTGTTCGATCTGACGTTCCTGCTGGCGGCGCCGTTCTGGGCGCTGATGATCCTGCTGCCGAAATGGTCGTGGACCACCCGGATCGTGCGCAGCCCGCTGATCGTGCTGCCGATCGTGGCGATCTACGCGGCGCTGATCGTCCCGGACTTCGCGAACGTCTGGGCCAGTGTGTCGAACCCGACCCTGGACGGGGTGGCCGGACTGCTCGGCTCCCCGGCCGGGGCGGCCGCCGGATGGGCCCACATGATCGCCTTCGACCTGTTCGTCGGCCGCTGGTCCTACCTGGACAGCCGGGAGCGCGGGATTCCGGTGTTGCTGATGGCCCCGATCCTGTTCCTCACCATCATGCTCGGGCCGCTCGGGCTGGCCGCCTACCTCGCGGTGCGGCCCCGCTGGCCGGAACGCCTAGGCTGA
- a CDS encoding sensor histidine kinase, translated as MSWAGRLFNARETLPRMLLLILSGVAYLLVICGTQTPPTGPQWVLAGLAFASGILLHRRQPINLLVQTFFFGVALATLEDSTINQVGTAWALGELAFWAPRFWFVAAGAGLVSAVYLAFGLPGSGVGAGEALVGLGTSLGLPILLGIVGRTTHELGLQAARRAESEQRAARSDERAAIARELHDVVAHHIASVVLRVGVARHVLPDLDPLVTAVFDDVHRTGTEALTDLRQLVAVLRDPEGVRGDAALTAIEPSALPAALAGAVEKARLAGVIVEAEIDPAIGSLDAVRGLAVLRLTQEALTNVAKHAGPAATAALRVARSDSGVEWAVSDDGGVPAGPRDVPLGGGHGITGMRERVEVLGGTLTAGPQGKGWRVSTVLPG; from the coding sequence ATGAGCTGGGCGGGCCGCCTCTTCAACGCGCGGGAGACACTCCCGCGGATGCTGCTGCTGATCCTCAGCGGGGTGGCGTACCTGCTCGTGATCTGTGGCACCCAGACGCCACCGACCGGGCCGCAGTGGGTGCTGGCCGGGCTCGCCTTCGCGTCCGGCATCCTGCTGCACCGCCGGCAGCCGATCAATCTGCTGGTGCAGACCTTCTTCTTCGGGGTCGCCCTGGCCACGCTGGAGGACTCGACGATCAACCAGGTCGGCACCGCGTGGGCCCTCGGTGAGCTGGCCTTCTGGGCGCCCCGGTTCTGGTTTGTGGCGGCCGGTGCCGGCCTGGTCTCGGCGGTCTACCTGGCGTTCGGGCTGCCCGGCTCGGGGGTCGGCGCCGGTGAGGCGCTGGTCGGCCTGGGCACCAGCCTGGGCCTGCCGATCCTGCTCGGCATCGTCGGCCGGACCACCCACGAGCTGGGCCTGCAGGCCGCCCGCCGAGCCGAGTCGGAGCAGCGTGCGGCCCGTTCGGACGAGCGTGCCGCCATCGCCCGCGAGTTGCATGACGTGGTCGCCCACCACATCGCGTCGGTGGTGCTGCGGGTCGGCGTGGCCCGGCATGTCCTTCCGGATCTCGATCCGTTGGTGACCGCCGTCTTCGACGACGTTCACCGGACCGGGACGGAGGCGTTGACCGATCTGCGGCAGCTGGTCGCGGTTCTTCGAGACCCGGAGGGGGTACGGGGTGACGCCGCGCTGACCGCGATCGAACCGTCCGCGCTGCCCGCCGCACTGGCCGGCGCCGTGGAGAAGGCCCGCCTGGCCGGGGTGATCGTGGAGGCGGAGATCGACCCGGCGATCGGCTCGCTGGACGCGGTTCGCGGTCTGGCCGTGCTCCGCCTCACCCAGGAGGCACTGACGAACGTGGCCAAGCACGCCGGCCCGGCCGCCACCGCCGCGTTGCGGGTGGCCCGGTCCGATTCCGGTGTGGAATGGGCGGTGTCCGACGACGGTGGCGTGCCGGCCGGCCCGCGGGACGTCCCGCTCGGCGGCGGTCACGGCATCACCGGTATGCGGGAGCGGGTCGAGGTGCTGGGCGGGACCCTCACCGCCGGCCCGCAGGGGAAGGGATGGCGTGTGAGCACGGTGCTGCCGGGATGA
- a CDS encoding response regulator transcription factor — protein MIRVLLVDDQQLIRAGLRMLCDAEPGMEVVGEAGDGRAAVESAARLLPDVIVMDLRMPGVDGITATSRIIAARPSARVLVLTTFGDDDHLYPALQSGACGFLLKDAPPEELLHGIRQAATGESPFSQDVLRRLVRRAVDARPEPRGRVDGLTAREQEVLGLVGEGLSNTEIAERMHIGVTTVKTHIAALMTKTGSPNRVRLALLAHRA, from the coding sequence ATGATCCGGGTGCTGCTCGTGGACGACCAGCAGCTGATCCGGGCCGGGTTGCGGATGCTCTGTGACGCGGAGCCCGGCATGGAGGTGGTCGGTGAGGCGGGTGACGGGCGGGCCGCGGTCGAGTCGGCCGCCCGCCTGCTACCCGACGTGATCGTGATGGACCTGCGGATGCCCGGTGTCGACGGGATCACCGCGACCAGCCGGATCATCGCGGCCCGTCCGTCGGCCCGGGTGCTGGTGCTCACCACGTTCGGTGACGACGACCACCTCTATCCGGCTCTCCAGTCCGGCGCGTGCGGTTTCCTGCTCAAGGACGCCCCGCCGGAGGAGTTGCTGCACGGCATCCGACAGGCGGCGACCGGGGAGAGCCCGTTCAGCCAGGACGTGTTGCGCCGGCTGGTCCGCCGGGCGGTCGACGCCCGCCCCGAGCCCCGCGGCCGGGTCGACGGGCTGACCGCCCGCGAGCAGGAGGTGCTCGGCCTGGTCGGCGAGGGCCTGAGCAACACCGAGATCGCCGAGCGGATGCACATCGGCGTGACCACGGTGAAGACCCACATCGCCGCGCTGATGACCAAGACCGGCAGCCCCAACCGGGTCCGCCTGGCTCTGCTCGCCCATCGCGCCTGA